The Clarias gariepinus isolate MV-2021 ecotype Netherlands chromosome 4, CGAR_prim_01v2, whole genome shotgun sequence genome window below encodes:
- the si:dkeyp-69b9.6 gene encoding zinc finger protein 865 isoform X3 — protein MFQFGKYNVDIIEMLSGHQAHQFKGLGLERQLQHQQQVQLHQHQLQQQQQQQVETSGAILSGLGLGPLQGSRSSAFSDSASIFAKMSAPPPPLQQQSLSSSSQSSRKSSKMSASSSSGGSHVSGYPQFLRSFHPAEAALAQEQLHPGVGRFDHFAGSSGSGGSAGGIGGLVSSVPPPPPPLHPGLTVPQASPGPSSSSPSPSSSSSNNPSSTSAVTSLGHQLTGAQSDARSLHQQFSCMLAANQYFLSGVPANSSLEQFLVQQGSHNHLGLESSSGLAPPPALHSSHTHSHSTTLPQPQQPPPQQQQLPTHALSHPHPHHPLHSSSQPSSLSSFDFQGIPVLSSNQLASLMQQETGLPLPLPLHLSLSKDEGKVDSALGGSGGGRRKKAMAGYLPQRKTDGSSNTSSSSNSHGSANHNSSNSGSSGGLSQDPTPGPLHQGRVGMSGLGRDPPSHLTPPSSSSVVSSSSSSAPTSTSASVLVTNSSKPDNHSSMHPRSSHPEPEPLYHCGECGKTFTHLSSLRRHLRSHELTTAGTAGTRSNVINPVLHPADPSIPHSTQDSSASSLCQSPDKTFHCSDCGKGFKKKGHLLQHGVIHSGARPFACSTCSRAFNRRESLTRHEKIHEEKPFRCPACGRCFRESTSLLNHAASGTCGKSGRGPRPKSDSSNSIVGGKNSKTGASSDGMVTSAVGESHIYLTG, from the coding sequence ATGTTCCAGTTTGGAAAATACAATGTGGACATCATAGAGATGCTGAGTGGACACCAAGCCCATCAGTTCAAAGGTCTTGGATTAGAGCGACAACTACAACACCAGCAGCAAGTGCAGCTTCACCAGCACCAGTTgcaacagcaacaacagcaacaagtAGAAACCTCTGGTGCTATTTTGTCTGGACTTGGCTTAGGCCCATTGCAAGGATCTAGAAGCAGTGCGTTTTCTGATTCTGCATCAATTTTTGCAAAAATGAGtgcaccccctcctcctctacAGCAGCAGTCACTGTCTTCGTCATCACAAAGTTCAAGAAAGTCAAGCAAAATGTCTGCGAGCAGTAGCAGTGGAGGAAGTCACGTGAGTGGGTATCCTCAGTTTTTGCGTTCATTTCATCCAGCTGAGGCAGCCCTTGCACAAGAACAGCTACATCCAGGAGTTGGGCGATTTGACCATTTTGCAGGCAGTAGTGGAAGTGGAGGAAGTGCAGGAGGAATTGGAGGACTAGTATCATCTGTTCCACCTCCACCTCCCCCATTACATCCTGGCCTCACTGTTCCCCAAGCATCCCCTGGACCATCCTCCTCTTCCCCATCTCCTTCAAGTTCTAGCTCTAATAACCCTTCTAGCACTAGTGCAGTAACTTCCCTTGGTCACCAGTTGACAGGAGCTCAGTCTGATGCACGGAGCTTGCATCAACAGTTTAGTTGCATGCTAGCTGCTAATCAGTATTTTCTGTCAGGAGTACCAGCCAATTCCAGCCTAGAGCAATTTTTGGTGCAGCAAGGAAGCCACAACCATCTAGGTCTTGAATCAAGTTCAGGTCTTGCTCCACCCCCTGCTCTCCACTCCTCACACACGCATAGCCATTCAACCACCTTGCCCCAGCCACAGCAGCCaccaccacaacaacaacagttgCCCACTCACGCTTTGTCACATCCCCATCCACATCACCCTCTTCATTCCTCATCTCAACCTTCCTCATTAAGCAGTTTTGACTTTCAAGGAATCCCTGTCCTCTCCTCAAACCAGCTGGCATCTCTGATGCAACAGGAAACTGGTTTACCCCTTCCTCTGCCCTTACATTTGTCCCTCTCCAAGGATGAAGGGAAAGTAGACAGTGCATTAGGGGGAAGTGGAGGGGGCAGGAGAAAGAAAGCAATGGCTGGGTATTTGCCTCAGCGGAAGACTGACGGCAGCAGTAACactagcagcagcagcaatagTCATGGCTCTGCAAATCATAACTCCAGCAATAGTGGCTCTTCGGGGGGTCTTAGCCAAGATCCTACACCTGGCCCCCTCCACCAAGGCCGTGTTGGTATGTCAGGACTTGGTAGAGATCCCCCTTCCCACCTAACCCCCCCATCTTCCTCTTCAGTCGTGTCATCATCCTCTTCCTCCGCTCCCACTTCTACATCCGCATCCGTTCTAGTGACAAACAGTTCTAAACCTGACAATCATAGTTCCATGCACCCACGCTCATCTCATCCTGAACCTGAACCGCTTTATCATTgtggagagtgtggaaaaaCTTTTACTCACCTGTCCAGTCTGCGCAGGCACTTACGCAGTCATGAGTTGACCACTGCAGGCACAGCAGGCACAAGAAGTAATGTCATAAATCCTGTTTTGCATCCTGCTGATCCAAGTATTCCTCACTCAACCCAGGATAGTTCAGCATCATCCTTATGCCAAAGTCCTGACAAGACGTTCCATTGCTCAGATTGTggaaaaggatttaaaaaaaagggacacCTGCTTCAGCATGGTGTCATCCACTCTGGTGCACGGCCATTTGCCTGCAGTACTTGTAGCCGTGCTTTTAATCGGCGTGAGTCCCTCACCCGTCACGAAAAGATACACGAAGAGAAGCCTTTTCGTTGTCCAGCTTGTGGCCGGTGTTTCCGTGAGAGTACCTCTTTGTTGAACCATGCAGCCTCAGGCACTTGTGGCAAATCAGGCAGAGGACCAAGACCGAAGAGTGATAGTAGCAACTCTATAGTTGGTGGCAAGAACAGTAAGACAGGGGCTTCCAGTGATGGAATGGTAACTAGTGCAGTGGGTGAGTCACATATTTATCTTACAGgatag